Within the Nocardioides aurantiacus genome, the region TTGCCGTTCGTTGTCGGCTCGAGGAAGGCGGCATAGGTCGTCTCAACGGTCAGTGTCGTTGCGACCAGTGCGCCCAAACTGGCAACGGCGATGCGGAGCACCCGCGGATGTCGCTCGATCATGAATCGCAGCGAGCTCGACAGCTGAAATCCCCCTAGGGCGGGTGCACGCAGGCGATCCCGGCGGGCGGCGGCGGCCGGGTCGAGGATGGTGAGGCCGGCGTCCCCGTCGGAGTCGTCGGCGTCGTCGGGACCGGTGCCGGAGTCGCCGGAGTCGCCGGGGTCGCCGGGGTCGTCGGTGTCGTCGGTCTCCGCGGCGTCGTCGGCGGTGAGCCGCAGCGGCGTGGTGGCCGCGAGGCCGAGGAGGAGCAGGACCGTCACGGCGATGCCGACGGGGGCGAGCTGCCCCTGGGCCAGCCAGGTGACGGGGAGGCCGACGTGGGGCACCCGGATCGCGGCGACCCCGAGGACGTCGTCGGGGTCGACGGGCGTGGAGTCGGCGGCCTCGTTGGCGTCGCCGCGGGTGACGAGCTTCCCGTCCTCGTCCCGCTGCTGGAAGCGGTGGGTCCGGGTCTTCTCGGGGTGGTCGGGGTCGGTCACGGTCATGATCCGGCCCTCGGTCAGGGTGGTGGGGTCGATCGGGCGGTCCACGACCACGTCGCCGACGTGGATGCGGGGCTCCATCGAGCCGGACATGATCACGCGGGGCGACCAGCCCAGGGCCGCCGGGAGCACGGACCAGACGACCAGGCAGAGCACGACCGCCAGGGCGGCGCGCGAGCCGGCGACCAGCAGCAGCCTCGACCAGCCGGGCTCCCCGGCCGGCGCCGCGGTGGCGGACGCCGGACCGGAGGCCGGTCGCTGCTGAGGGAGGTGGATCGCGCTCATGGTTCGCTTCCTTGACTGCTTTCCTGGGACCCGAGATCGGTGGCGGTCCGAACAGCCGGGGATCAGCTGTTCTGGGCCTCCCAGGTGAGGCCGATCGAGGCGGCACCGGACTGGTAGGTGTTGTTGGCGGTGGAGCTGAGCGTGTAGGTCACGCGGTAGCTCTTGGTCTCGCTGTTCCCGGCGGTGACGCCCGCCGGGGCCCAGGTGCCGGCGCCGGAGGCGAAGTCGGTCTTGCCCGAGGCGAAGGACGACAGCGAGCCGTTGAAGACGGTCGCGGCCGGCGCGGTGTCGGCGACGAAGCCGGCGCAGGCGGCGTTAGTGGCGCCGGCGCCCTCCTCGACCTTGAGGGTGATGACGTCACCGAGGCTCTTGGTCGAGGTGAAGCCGGTGCCGTAGAGCTTCACGGCCGAGGCCAGCGTGCCGGTCGAGGTGACCGTGATGCAGCGGGCGCCGGTCGCGCCGGGCTTGAGGTTGGTGGCGTTGAACAGCGCGGTGTCGGCGTCGTTGTCGGCGAGCTTGACCGAGCCGGTGGTCCAGTTGCTGGTCGGGTTCGACGTGGTGTCGGAGAACGCGGCGTACGTCGACTGCCAGACCAGCGCGCCGCTGGCGATGACCGCCACCGGGACGGAGGCGGCGGCGACGAGGCGCTTGTTGCGAAGAGCGGAGCGGACGGACATCAGGATTCCCCCTCAGGAACGTGACCCACGGTGTTGCGGGCCGGTGACAAGAGAGTGACGGGTGAACGACCGCCAGATCTACCTGAAGTGGTACATCAAGCCCATAGACGCTATAAGCGTTTATAAGGGACTAGACCGGCATCCCAAGTTCCGCAGCCTCACTCAACTAATTTGCACAACTACCTGAACAGGCCGTTGATACCTGGTTTACTTCTTCGGCTGCTCGGACGACCACGGGTCGTCCGGTCGCCTGACCGCGGGGAGCTCGGTCTACTGCGGGCCGAACCGGGCGTCTTCGGCGGCCTCGGAGTCATTCAACGCTGTCGCTCCGATGAGAACCTCGGGCCCTGCGCCCGACCTCGGGCCTACGCCGCACCTCCCACTCCCACTTCCCGCCTAGCGCCTGGCGCCTGGCGACAAGTTCGCCCGCACGAGCGACGTCGTCCGCATGACACAAGACTCACCGCGTCGCTACCGGCAACACACAGGTCGCTACGTGGGGCCGTCCCTATGCGCGCACCCCGCGCAACCAGCGTCACAGGGGTCGTGATCGGTTCATGAGACGCATCCAAGCCGCCGACGGAGCGGGGCGTCAGGGCCCGGCGGGCGGCGTCAGGTGAGGTCTCGCCGGGTGAAGGACAGGTAGGTGCAGGCGGCGGCGCCGGCGGTGTAGACGCACAGGGTGGCCAGAGCGCGGGTGCCACTGATTTCGCTGAGCACGCCAGGTGTGACGCCGACCGCGGCCGGCTGGGCAACGGCACCGATGAGGGAGCCAGCAGCGGTGCCCGGGAGAAGATTGGTGAGGAGTCCGAGCGCAGGGAGAATCAGCGTCACCCCGCGGAGCAAATTCTCGATGACCAGGGTCCAGATGAGGGCCAGTCCCGTCGGAAGGCCGGTACTGCGGCGAGGACGCCCGAGGCACAGCCTAGGAGGAGCCACGTCTCGAGGACGACGAAGCCAGCCGCCGCGCGTTGCAGCAGCGCCGTCGCGGTTGGTGGGGTGGTCGGGAGGCCCTCGATGTGGGCGATGGCCAGCGACGTGGCAAGCGACTGGGCCATCACCACGACGACGAGGGCCGCGGTGAGTGTGGTCGCCGCGGCGAGAGCGCCACCAATGAGCGCGCGTCGTGGGACGCCC harbors:
- a CDS encoding signal peptidase I, translating into MSAIHLPQQRPASGPASATAAPAGEPGWSRLLLVAGSRAALAVVLCLVVWSVLPAALGWSPRVIMSGSMEPRIHVGDVVVDRPIDPTTLTEGRIMTVTDPDHPEKTRTHRFQQRDEDGKLVTRGDANEAADSTPVDPDDVLGVAAIRVPHVGLPVTWLAQGQLAPVGIAVTVLLLLGLAATTPLRLTADDAAETDDTDDPGDPGDSGDSGTGPDDADDSDGDAGLTILDPAAAARRDRLRAPALGGFQLSSSLRFMIERHPRVLRIAVASLGALVATTLTVETTYAAFLEPTTNGNSAFATAADFRPYRTAVLADSPSFFWRLDETSGTVVDDETTANNDGTLSGSYAWGQPGALDSEAQERSLSLSSAVINGNAQVAGPARFSLEAWIKTTTSTGGRILGFGNATGQNASSTIDRQLYVGANGRVYLGVGSARTTVVSNAALNDGAWHHLVGTYVTGTNGMRLYVDGVQQTVTATGNLQSFNGYWRAGAENLPSWTGAPDAYYDGNLAELAVYPTTLSAARVKAHYDAGHTP
- a CDS encoding TasA family protein, whose amino-acid sequence is MSVRSALRNKRLVAAASVPVAVIASGALVWQSTYAAFSDTTSNPTSNWTTGSVKLADNDADTALFNATNLKPGATGARCITVTSTGTLASAVKLYGTGFTSTKSLGDVITLKVEEGAGATNAACAGFVADTAPAATVFNGSLSSFASGKTDFASGAGTWAPAGVTAGNSETKSYRVTYTLSSTANNTYQSGAASIGLTWEAQNS